A genomic region of Stegostoma tigrinum isolate sSteTig4 chromosome 13, sSteTig4.hap1, whole genome shotgun sequence contains the following coding sequences:
- the lsm11 gene encoding U7 snRNA-associated Sm-like protein LSm11 codes for MAETESSEPGPEEDEAGRLNVSSPRFDPYLALYSRLPPPLPFPNVRTFNNIAEYQSFLRRRQQQEPGDPAQAQAPGCHRARGRRRNAAWPPPDPDRIERLKKLMVAEQSSDDRPRPLRRERAPKNVLTRMSLHEGSPLGELYRCVQDRIKVNVHIRTFKGLRGVCSGFLVTFDKFWNMALVDVDETFRKPVLGKAFYNEPVLTVGRLFDRLKLQERSANEEPGAKSTEQIGCLPEKLEGAKAEQDGSKNLTCALKTGLTQATSDTLNPSAQNEGGDLDLSKGNTKEMNLVFRTLTGGKKKQRKKSLPRIDYQQVSQRHVNQLFIRGENVLLISFMQ; via the exons ATGGCGGAGACCGAGAGCTCAGAGCCCGGGCCGGAGGAGGACGAGGCCGGGCGGCTGAATGTCAGCTCTCCGCGTTTTGACCCGTACTTGGCGCTGTACAGCAGACTGCCGCCGCCGCTGCCTTTCCCCAACGTCCGCACCTTCAACAACATTGCCGAGTACCAGAGCTTCCTGAGGCGGCGGCAGCAGCAGGAGCCCGGGGACCCGGCCCAGGCCCAGGCCCCCGGCTGCCACAGGGCCCGCGGGCGCCGCCGCAATGCCGCCTGGCCTCCCCCGGACCCCGACAGGATCGAGCGCCTCAAGAAGCTGATGGTGGCCGAGCAGAGCAGCGACGACAGGCCCAGGCCCCTCAGGAGGGAGCGGGCCCCGAAAAATGTGCTGACCAGGATGTCCC TACATGAAGGCAGCCCACTGGGTGAATTGTATCGTTGCGTTCAGGACAGGATAAAGGTCAATGTCCATATCCGGACTTTCAAAGGACTACGGGGCGTCTGCTCAGGATTCTTGGTTACATTCGACAAGTTCTGGAATATG GCACTTGTAGATGTGGATGAGACCTTCAGGAAACCTGTCCTTGGAAAAGCCTTTTACAATGAACCAGTATTAACCGTGGGCCGG CTTTTTGATCGTCTGAAACTACAAGAAAGATCTGCAAATGAGGAACCAGGTGCCAAATCTACAGAACAGATTGGCTGCTTACCCGAAAAGTTGGAAGGTGCTAAAGCTGAACAGGATGGCAGCAAAAATCTGACCTGTGCACTTAAAACAGGACTCACGCAGGCAACATCCGATACCTTAAACCCCTCTGCACAGAATGAAGGAGGAGACCTTGATCTTTCAAAGGGAAACACCAAAGAAATGAACTTGGTGTTCAGGACACTAACAggaggaaaaaagaaacagagaaaaaaatcccTACCCAGGATAGATTATCAGCAGGTTTCTCAAAGACATGTCAATCAACTTTTCATCCGTGGAGAGAATGTCTTACTGATTAGTTTCATGCAGTGA